CACCAGGGGCGCGGGAAAGCGTTTCAAGGGTGGTGCCCGGCGCAGGCCGCACAGAAACCGATTACCTTAAGAGGATATCCTCTAATCTTGCGCTCATGGCCAAGATAGGTACGTCCTTCACGCGAACGATCTCAGAGAATGCTGATGTCGAGGGAGAGAAGCACATCATCGATTTGAAGAACAATTCTGCATCCGGCATCGTTGGCCTGTTTCATTACGGCCCCTGGGAACTTCTGCCGGAGATATTCAGTCAGAAAGGGTACCGCATAGGAGCAATAACCGGCAGTCAGAGGATGAAGCTTTTCGACCGCTACCTGGCCTCGATGAGGCGCAGGGCAGGCCTTTACGAGATAAGGGACTTAGCGTCCGCATCAAGGCATTTGAGACAAGGCACCTTTGTTGCCATATTCTTCGATAAGACCCGAAGAGCAAAGGGAATGAAGTTTGGTTTTCCCTACCCGGGGTACGAAGTTTCTGTGCTTCCTCAACTTTTCTCGAAGAGAACGGGTAAAAGCTTCCTGCCAGTCGCTTGTGGATTCAAGAATAAGAGGATATGGGTCAAAATAGGCTCCCCTGGGGCTGATCCGGGGTATTTCTTCGAGCCCTTCTTCAGGAATAACCTTTCAGAATGGCTTGTGTGGGGCGAGTGATGAAAAAAAGATGGTTGCTCATTTGTATCGTTATACTGACTTTTTGCTCGAAAGAGGAGCAAAAAGACGCAAAAGAGATAGAACTCCCAAGCCAGATCGTCGACAACATCAAGATGGAAGAAAGCTCGACAGGAAAGAAACGCTACTATCTTGAGGGAAAGCGTGCATTCTACTACGATAAAAGCTCGAAGATAGTCGTCCTTGAACCAAACATAACCTTTCTTGGCCCTGACAAAGAGCCCACATCCGAGGTTACGTGCGATTCCGGAGTGGTTAACAACCGCACCGGCGATCTTTTTGCCTACGGCCATGTGATAGTTGTAACTAACGACAGCACCGTTCTCAGAACAGATTCACTTGCATGGCTCAACCGTAAGGCTCTAATTGAAACCGATGCCGAGGTGCTTATCATTTCGAAGGATGGAGAGGTGCGCGGAAAGGGGCTCATATCGGATGCTGACCTTGCTAAAATCGAGATAAAGGAAAAGATTGAAGGCTCAACCGATTATAATATTGAGGGCGAGAATCCGTGATTGTATTATTGATGTTCGTGTTTTCCAAGCTGGAGTTCGAGGCCGAAAAGATGGAGATACTGCGGGAGGGTTCGGCGAGAGTGACCCATCTTGTCGGCGGAGTCCACTTGTACGATTCTAAGCTTGACATAAAAGGAGCCCAGGCATGGTTCGCACCCTCGGAGAACAGCCTCATCGTAGTGGACTCGCTTAAAATAGTAACTCAGGGCGTTGATATAACTGCTGATTCTTTGAGATTCGACACTGAGAACCAAATATCATACCTGCACAAACGCGTTGTTGTCACGAAGGACAAAACCGAGATAAAGGCTCCCCAACTCGTAATCAATCACCGCACCAGGAAAGCCAGCATACCTTATGGTGTCCAGATAAGGGACAAGGAAGAGGGAATCCTCGTGACAGGCGATGATGCGGTATACGACCTTGAGGCGAACGAAGGCTCGATCCTGCGCAACCCAGGACTCACGGACGAAAAGGACTCTACCTCATTCAACATAAGAAGCAAACGCATGCATCTTTCGCAAAAAAACGAGACGGCGAGCGCCGCCGAGGACGTGAAGGTCTTTACGAGAGACGCCACGGTATCTTGCGACACCCTGATTCTTTACTACAATAAAGACGAAGGATACGCTTTCGGAAAAACTTCTATAAGGAATACTGACGGCGTGATAAGCTCGGACTCCGCTCATTTCTATATTGCCGAAAGAAAGATAAATGAGATATATCTTTACCCTTCGGTGAGAACGAAGTATCGAACCGAGGGCGAGGATTCAGTGGTTTTGACCTCGCCTGCACTCGATATAGATTTAAGCGTTAAAAACAGTGAAAAACTCATCTTCTCAGGAGGAGTAAATGGCACCTACTACTGGAAAGAGAAAAAATCCGAAGAAGAGTAACGACTCAAGCGTACTCAAGACGATTGACCTGAGAAAAGAGTTCGGAAAGCGGACGGTTGTGCAGAACGTTTCTATTGAGCTTCACCAGGGTGAGGTTGTGGGATTGCTTGGTCCTAACGGCGCCGGCAAGACAACGACCTTCTCGATGATAATAGGTTTTACCCAGCCTACAAGCGGACAGATAGAGATAGACGGAACTAATATTACCGAGATGCCTATATTCAAGCGTGCAAGACTCGGCATAGGTTATCTGTCGCAGGAGCCGTCCGTATTCAGAAAATTGAGTATCGAGGATAATATACGGGCGGTTCTCGAGCTAAGGGGTTATACCAAGGAAAAGATACATGAAAAGACCGAGACGCTTCTTGGGAAGTTTGAGATAAAAGGCCTGCGCAAGTCAAAGGGCGGCACTCTTTCAGGCGGCGAGAGAAGAAGGGTCGAGATTGCAAGGGCGCTTGCAACCGAACCGAAGTTCCTGCTTCTGGACGAACCCTTCACCGGTATCGATCCCATAGTACGTGGAGAGATTCAAAAAATAGTCAGACTGTTAAAGAATGACGGCATCGGCATTCTTGTCACCGACCACAACGTAAGAGAAACTCTTGAGATAACGGACAGGACATACCTTATGTATGACTCAAGGATTCTTGTTTCAGGAAGCTCCAAGCAGCTTGTAGCTGATCCCAAAGTCAGGGAAGTATATCTGGGCAAGGAATTCAAGATATGAGGCAAGCTTCCTTCTCAGGAGAGCAAAGATTAGAAACATCTTTAAGAACTGAACTTGCCCTTCACCTGACGCAGGAGATGAGATTAAGACTGGAAATCCTGCAGGCGAACATACTTTCTCTTGAGGAGATGCTGCATGTCGAGCTTGAACAAAACCCTGCGCTTGAGATAATCGAGGCCGAACCCCTGGAGCGAGAGGCCGAGACCCCGGATGAGTTTTCGGTTGATGATTTCTATCCCTCCGGCGAGGCATCCTACGGCGAATACGAAGATACGCAGGAACCTGGCTCCATGTTTTCCGATCGCTCCTCGATGGAAGAGCACATGATGCGCAGAATTGCGAAGGAGTTTTCGGATAACGACCTCGAATACCGCATAGCCCGCTATATCCTGGACGGTCTGGATGAAGACGGCTTCCTCCATGAGGAGCTTTCAAAGATTGCCTCGGAGTTTGATGTTGAAGACGATGTAGTCGAGAAAGTGAGGCAAAAAATCCAGACAATTGAACCGGTAGGTATCGCCTCAAGGAACATACAGGAGGCCCTTCTCGTTCAGCTCAATGTTCTCGGGTACGCTGAAAAGAGTCCGGAAATGAGGATTGTCGCTGAATGCTTTGAATTTCTTCTGCAAAGACGGATAACGTCCATTGCGCACAAACTAAGGCTGGATACCAGCGACATTGCCAGAGCTTTTGAAAACATCGCTTCCCTTGATCCCAAACCGGGACGCAACTTCAAAAACATCTCCTCAGGGTCTGTCCAGCCTGATATGAGCCTGAGATACCGGGACAACAATCTGGAGATAGTTATTAACGAGGGTCCCCTGCCCCCCCTCAGGCTTTCCTCAAAAGTTAGGGAGATACTCGAAAACCCGAAGAAGTTCTCAAAAGAGGAACTTGAATTCGCCAAGTCCAAGCTTGAGAGAGCGCAGATGTTCATCAAAGGGATACTGCAGCGCAGGGACACCCTTAACCGTATCGCGGGAGAGATACTGCACAAGAACTACGACTTCTTCAGCGGACAGTGCGTGTCGCTTAACCCTCTTCTTATGAAGGACGTTGCAGACGCCCTTGGTCTGCACTCCTCGACAATATCCCGCGCCGTCAGGGATAAGTACATAGAGACACCGTCCGGCATCTTTCCCCTTCGAGCCTTCTTCGCAAAGGTCGAGAAGGACCCGGTCATGGACAAACTCCGCGAGATAATCGATTCAGAAGACAAAAACTCTCCTCTCGCCGACGTGGAGATTGCAGAGCTTTTACGCGGGAGCGGGATCAATATCTCCCGCAGAACGGTCGCAAAATACAGACAGATGATGAATC
This sequence is a window from bacterium. Protein-coding genes within it:
- the lptC gene encoding LPS export ABC transporter periplasmic protein LptC, producing MKKRWLLICIVILTFCSKEEQKDAKEIELPSQIVDNIKMEESSTGKKRYYLEGKRAFYYDKSSKIVVLEPNITFLGPDKEPTSEVTCDSGVVNNRTGDLFAYGHVIVVTNDSTVLRTDSLAWLNRKALIETDAEVLIISKDGEVRGKGLISDADLAKIEIKEKIEGSTDYNIEGENP
- the lptB gene encoding LPS export ABC transporter ATP-binding protein; translation: MAPTTGKRKNPKKSNDSSVLKTIDLRKEFGKRTVVQNVSIELHQGEVVGLLGPNGAGKTTTFSMIIGFTQPTSGQIEIDGTNITEMPIFKRARLGIGYLSQEPSVFRKLSIEDNIRAVLELRGYTKEKIHEKTETLLGKFEIKGLRKSKGGTLSGGERRRVEIARALATEPKFLLLDEPFTGIDPIVRGEIQKIVRLLKNDGIGILVTDHNVRETLEITDRTYLMYDSRILVSGSSKQLVADPKVREVYLGKEFKI
- the rpoN gene encoding RNA polymerase factor sigma-54; amino-acid sequence: MRQASFSGEQRLETSLRTELALHLTQEMRLRLEILQANILSLEEMLHVELEQNPALEIIEAEPLEREAETPDEFSVDDFYPSGEASYGEYEDTQEPGSMFSDRSSMEEHMMRRIAKEFSDNDLEYRIARYILDGLDEDGFLHEELSKIASEFDVEDDVVEKVRQKIQTIEPVGIASRNIQEALLVQLNVLGYAEKSPEMRIVAECFEFLLQRRITSIAHKLRLDTSDIARAFENIASLDPKPGRNFKNISSGSVQPDMSLRYRDNNLEIVINEGPLPPLRLSSKVREILENPKKFSKEELEFAKSKLERAQMFIKGILQRRDTLNRIAGEILHKNYDFFSGQCVSLNPLLMKDVADALGLHSSTISRAVRDKYIETPSGIFPLRAFFAKVEKDPVMDKLREIIDSEDKNSPLADVEIAELLRGSGINISRRTVAKYRQMMNLPDCFQRKVLK